Proteins found in one Channa argus isolate prfri chromosome 7, Channa argus male v1.0, whole genome shotgun sequence genomic segment:
- the LOC137131059 gene encoding fatty acid-binding protein, adipocyte-like, whose translation MKFSPSVALSAFTLIQELLKQFVFVWRPRFVFSIMVDQFVGTWTLTASENFDEYMKALGVSFATRQMGNMVKPKLVISVNDGVISMKSESTFKTTEIKFTLNEEFDETTADGRQTKTVITFENGKLVQKQSWDGKTTTLEREIQEGKLMARCVMDDVVALRTYEKA comes from the exons ATGAAGTTTTCTCCATCAGTCGCTCTCTCCGCCTTCACCTTGATTCAGGAACTTCTGAAACAGTTTGTGTTCGTTTGGAGACCGCGCTTCGTCTTTTCCATCATGGTTGATCAGTTTGTTGGAACCTGGACTCTTACTGCCAGCGAGAATTTTGATGAATACATGAAGGCACTCG GTGTGAGCTTCGCTACCCGGCAAATGGGCAACATGGTGAAGCCTAAACTGGTGATTAGCGTGAATGATGGCGTCATTTCAATGAAGTCCGAGAGCACGTTCAAGACCACAGAGATAAAATTCACGCTGAACGAAGAATTCGACGAGACTACTGCGGACGGCCGACAGACCAAG ACCGTCATCACTTTTGAGAACGGCAAACTTGTGCAGAAACAGTCGTGGGATGGAAAGACAACGACCCTGGAACGAGAGATTCAAGAGGGAAAACTAATGGCT AGATGTGTCATGGATGACGTTGTTGCATTGAGGACATATGAGAAGGCTTAA